The nucleotide sequence CCGGAGCCCGTGCACGGCGAACTCGTCGCCGTCCCGGACAGCTTGCGGGATCAGGCCCTGTCGGCCTGGCAATCGGGCAGCTAGAGAGGCGGCCGGGGACCGAGCCGCCCGGGATCGATCAGATTGTGGCCTCGCGCAGGCGCAGGGTGTTCGGCGCCAGGCCGAGGCGCTCGGCGAGATGCCAGCGCAGCTCGCGCTGCGAGTGATAGCCGTAGCTGCGATCGATCAGGTGGGAGAGGTCGGCCTTTTGCCCGGCCCGGGAGGCTTCGTTCAGGCTCTTGACCCGAAAGGTCGGCGCATCGGTGACGGGCGACCGGGCGCCCTTGTGGCGCGTGTACTCGAATTGCATGTCTTTTCTTGTTCTGTCCCTTGTCGGCGCAGGTGATACCCGGTTGTCCGGACCCTGCGACTCCGTTTCTTCGGTTTTTGTCGTCTTAGATTCGTTCGACCGTCCGGCGCGACCGGTCCCGCGGATACGCGTCGGGACGGCAGCGTCGGAGGGCTTCGGCCGGTATCCGGCCGCGTGAGCGGGCTCTGGTTGCGAGAGCCGCGGAGGGTGCGTCAGGCCGCCTGGAGGTTGCCCGCCGCTTCCTTGCCGCTGCGCTTATCGGCCACGATCTCGTAGGAGAGCTTCTGGCCCTCGACGAGGTTACGCAGCCCCGCGCGCTCGACGGCGGAGATGTGGACGAACACGTCCTTGCCGCCGTCGTCGGGCTGGATGAAGCCGTAGCCCTTGGTCTCGTTGAACCACTTCACGGTGCCGGTATTCACGTATAGTACCTCGTATCGTCCATAAGACGAAAGTTCATGCGTCCGAGGACGCACGTCGCTTCGTCTTCGAAAGTTTTGCAGAGCAGGCAGGGCGCGAGACGCTGAACCTTCAGGAAGCGTCGGTCTCGATCGGTGGCCCTCCACAGAGATATCTAGGTGGTCCTTGCGGCCGCAACAAGGCGATACCGCCATCCATTTTCCGTGTCGGCCCGCGACCTTCGCGCCGGGGGGCGTCGCGCGGCCCTGTGAATCGAGGGCGGCGCGGTGCATATATGGTACGCGTTCAGGCAGTTAGGCGATCCATGGCAGGCATCTCGGTTTCGCTCGAGGGTGCGAACATCCAACTCTCCTTCCAGAAGGACGATCAGGCGACGGCCGTGGTGATGGACGCCCGCGCCGCCCGCGCCCTGGTGCGGGCGGTCGGGCAGCTGCTGACCGCGATCGACGACTCGGAGGAGCCGGAACTGCCGGAGGATCTGAGCGACGAGGACGTCGCGATGCTCGACGTCACCTCCTCGGCGATCGAGGTCGGCACCGATGAGCAGGGCCAGGCCGTGGTGGCGTTGCAGGCGGGCGCCCTGCCGCCCTTCCAACTCCGCCTGACCGATGAGGAGGCCCGCCACGTCGCGACGAGCCTCGCCGAGATCCTGAGCGCGCCCCGCGACGTGCGGGCCTCGCACGGGGGGCACTGAAGGTCGCTCGCCAGCAGCAGCTTCCTCCCGAATGACAGGGAGGAGCGCGCTCCCCTACATCCGCACGCCGGGATCGGTCGGGGCGCCTGGAAACACGTCGGGCTCGGAGCCCGGACCGCCCGGCTCGCCGATGCCGGGATCGTTCACCGGGTAGGGTGTGCGCGGCCCGGTCGGGCCGACATCCGGCATCTCGTCTGGCTGGGGCGGCGGCGGCAGATCGCCGGGCGTGGGGTCGGGCGTCGGAAGGCCGGGATTGGCCATGCGCGGATCTCCTGGCTGTCGGGTTCTGACTCTCGGGAATGCGGGGGCTAACGGCCGCGCCGCCCGCCTGTTCCGGTCTGAGCGTGACGCGGGGGCGCCCTGCCGACCCCGGGCGGAACGTCGCCGCACCGGTCCCGTTGCCCGTCCAGTCAACGACGCAACGGGAGAACACGCCATGCCCGACATCAAGCAGTCAAAGGTCCTGATCCTCGCCACCGATGGCTTCGAGGAGACCGAGCTGACCGTGCCGCTGACCAAGCTGCGGCAGGCGGGCGCGACCGTGCACGTGGTCGCGCCGAAATCCCGCGAGGCCAAGGAGTCGATCCGCGGCTGGGACAAGACCGACTGGGGCAAGAACGTCGCGGTCGATCACGATCTGGAGGCGGTCGACGTCTCCGCCTACGACGTGCTCGTCCTGCCGGGCGGCCAGATCAATCCGGACAAGCTACGCCTGGAGCCGCGGGCGCTGGAGGTGATCAAGGGCTTCCTCACCTCCGGTAAGGTCGTCGCCGCGATCTGCCACGCGCCCTGGCTGCTGATCGAGACCGGCGCCGTGAAGGGCCGCGACGTCACCTCGTTCAGCTCGATCAAGACGGATGTGATCAACGCGGGTGGGCGCTGGCACGACAAGGAGGTGGTGACCGACCAGGGCATCATCACCAGCCGCAACCCGGGCGACCTCGACGCCTTCGTGGCCAAGATCATCGAGGAGGTGAAGGAGGGCCGTCACGAGGCTCGCCAGCTCGCCGCCTGAACCGCGGAAACAACGGTCCGAAAAAAAGAGGCCCGCACGCCATTGGCGTGCGGGCCTTCTGCTTGAACGCTCCGAGGCGCAAGGCCTCAGTTCGCCTCCTCGTCGCCGGGCTCGAAGGTCTCCGGCATGGTGGATTCGGCACTGGCGACCGGGGTCGGCGCGCTGATCGTCGAGGGTACGTTGACGCCGTCGCGCTTGTAGATGTCGTCGCGGAACTGCACGAGGCCGTCCGGGGTCGACCAGGCGGTGATGTAGGTCCAGTAGACGGGCACCGGCTGGGTCAGCGTCGCGTCGATGCGCTTGCCGCTCTCGATCGCCTGCTCGACCTGCTCGCGGCCCCAGCCGGGCGTGTCCTTCAACAGCCAGGTGATGTACTCGCGCACATTCTGCACGCGCACGCAGCCCGAGGAGATGAAGCGGAAATCGTCGCCGAACACGCCCTTGGTGTTCGTGTCGTGCATGAACACGCCGTAGGGGTTCGGGATGTTGATGCGGACGATGCCCATCGAGTTGAAGTCGGCGCCCGAATCCTGCCGGTAGGTGTAGCGCGTGCCCTCGTCCGAGAACCAGTTCACCGACTTCGGCGAGATCTCGCCACCACCTGAGAGGATGCGGATCTTG is from Methylobacterium radiodurans and encodes:
- a CDS encoding AsnC family transcriptional regulator, which translates into the protein MQFEYTRHKGARSPVTDAPTFRVKSLNEASRAGQKADLSHLIDRSYGYHSQRELRWHLAERLGLAPNTLRLREATI
- a CDS encoding cold-shock protein; this encodes MNTGTVKWFNETKGYGFIQPDDGGKDVFVHISAVERAGLRNLVEGQKLSYEIVADKRSGKEAAGNLQAA
- a CDS encoding type 1 glutamine amidotransferase domain-containing protein; amino-acid sequence: MPDIKQSKVLILATDGFEETELTVPLTKLRQAGATVHVVAPKSREAKESIRGWDKTDWGKNVAVDHDLEAVDVSAYDVLVLPGGQINPDKLRLEPRALEVIKGFLTSGKVVAAICHAPWLLIETGAVKGRDVTSFSSIKTDVINAGGRWHDKEVVTDQGIITSRNPGDLDAFVAKIIEEVKEGRHEARQLAA